The window CAATCAATTGAGCCAAATTAGACCCACAAACTGAAACGAAAGCATCTCTGGTTTCCCAGGAAGGGGCCACAGAAGTTCAGTCGTTACGCTTTTGTGCACAAATTTCGCAGAAGCAAAACATAAATGAACTCCAATCAagttcagaggaaaaatatcgCACAAccaaaggaaagaaagaaaaccgAAAGATGCACACCTTAATGCAATGGAGGGCTTCAAAGTCGAAATGAACACGGGATGCGCGATCCAATTCGCctagagaggaggaagaggagaatgGAGTAGAGGAGAATGGCGTCGATGCAAGGGCTATATATAGAAGAGCGGGGAGAAGAAATCTCTGAAGAATTCAATGACGCCTGCATATTTTGTTACGGGATATTTGTTAGGAACCCTCGGTTGGAGTCCACACGATTTTGCGTCCCGCCCCCGGTTTTCTTTAGCGAACGTGCCTgggcacgtatttcattaagagggcgTGCCGCCTCCGATGCCAAACTCTTTTGCATATAGTGGTTCTATGGTGCATTCGTTTTTAATTTGACAATGTAATTACTAAATATTAACTCTGAAGTATATCCAAACTATCATTGTGGAGTATATTTTTAACATTGCATTGAATACGAATACATTAAAAAACATACCAGAAAGGATGTGATGGAACACCTTGGTAGAAAGATACACATGTTGTTTGAATCTGCCCCCTAACACCGAATTAGTAGTTTGCGGTTTACACATGCAATTATGATGTGTCCTTGTTTACAATTACATAATTGTATCAAAAGAGTGGGTCACACAGTTTTTGTAATATAACTAGAAAAAGATCATGCAATTTCCATGCCAGTATGAATCCACGTAGAGGCCAAACTACATATCATGTTTTCTATGTGGGTTTGTGTTCATACTAACTTTTAAATCTATAAGCTACACCAACAtttatcaaataaataaaacaaggaTTTGAACATTATTCTGCATTCTCAATCTTTAATTACACCTACCATTTTCCATACATGCAAGATTTTTGTAAAATTGACTAAACTATAACAATTCTTTGCAACTAGAAAGCACATAATACTTGAAAATCGTCTTTGAGCCATTAATGTGGTAAATACCCCAACACAAATTCTTCAGATCGAATGACAGGAGCAGTTGGCTCACACTAGGGAACATCGTGGCGTGCGCACAGCATTTTCGCGGAACTAGTTGCCAGCAACCACACAGCACCACCCACCGGACTGACGCGTAGCCCGCCTCCAGGCGGGGCCCACTGGAAAAGCGCCCTCGGGCTCGCCCACCCTCTGACAATAGGACCACGCAACCCACGTCACCCTCGACCGCAGCCGCGTCCTCCTCAGCGTGGAGCTGGCGTCGCATCAGCGTCGCCCCCGCCGGGCCCCGCCGCGGTGGAGGCCTCACCACCCGCCCGCGGCCACCTCGGCATGGCGTggcccgccgccatggccgtggGGGGCGGGCGCGAGgaaaccaccaccacctcgcGGTCCGCCGACCCGGCCCGCCCGTCCACGGTTCCTGACCTGACCCCCGGGGACCCCTCCCCCCCCCGCGCGAAAGCGACGTTGTCGCCCCTGCCGTGCCGGCGCCGTACGCGCGCACGTTTCGGGCGGCCATccggggccggcggccggcgctcgCGTCGGGCCAGGTCACGCTCACCAGACGGCGCGTTCGCTTTAGGCTGTTTGGCAGAGCTTCGATTcctccaaaaacagctccggttTCGACTCCTCTGGTGTAGCGGCTTTATtggtggagttggagctgtTTTGGAAAACATTTGGTAAAATGGCTTCACCTATTGAATTGATGTTGTGAAATGTCTAAACTACCCTTCcttgtattttctttttttttcttttttccttcttatttttcctctccttttcttttttctttcccgTTTTCCTTTAtttccccctctcctccttatCCGTTCAGACGCCGGCCGCGGTCTCCTCTCCTTCTCTTCCACGACGTCGGCAGGAGGGCGGGCGGAGCAGGCccgcgggcggagctcggacGGCCTCGAGCTCACCACCACGCACCCCTCTTCCTCCCTCATGGCGAGCTTGAATGGTGCCGAGGATTAATTTGTTTTTGCTGCATTTGCAGTGTCATCTATTGCAAGACTCATTATGTGTATTTCCATGAACTTCTTCCAAGATTTCAAATGGATTCATATTTCGCTCTTATCCTTTGCATAGGTATTGCATCCCATTGCTGATTCTATCACTATCAACAAAACGATCTGGATCCGGTGCTTTTTGTGACACGTCATGCTTGCAGGTACAACTTATGTACAGCTTATGCATATACAATTTAGATGTATCTTTATGTTTAGTTCTGAGATGAACCACTTCTTCTTGGTATGTAGTGAGAATGAGCGAGGTAGCACATGTTTTATATCAGTTCATACAGCACAGTGCAATGTATTTTCTAGATATGCATAAATAAGGTGTCACCCATAGTGTTAGCATGGGCAAGCTACTATCAACATATAATAACTACATGTTACATCTTTTGTGTGAAACATATATTtttcattttgaactattgattATGTGTTGTTTTGTGTACGTTTATAATTTTTCcgtggcgttagcacgggcacctTACTAGTGTAAGTGAAAGAGAGCACTAAAGCCTTcctttttccccttcttcttgCTGCCGAGCCAGAGCGAGAGCACGCCATGCTGCGCCGCGTCCCGGTCGCGAACCCGAACAGACTGGCGTCGGGCACAGCGGCGCCGACGGCCGTGGAGGACGTGTGCTTGCCGtggccgtcgtcgtcgcgcgGGAGCGCGACACCCAGTCTATGTCCATGGGCCCCATGGTGGCCTCGTACCCCTTGTTGAAGAAGCGCGCGCCGACAAGCTTCCGATTGCAGGCGGAGGCGTTGAACccggcgcccgccgcgcacTGGCCCTTCCAGAACGTGGGCACCTCCCTGAGGCCCGTGCGGGAGCagttcgccggcgccggctcgccgtcccccctcccctcctctctctcgcaCGCTcagtctttcttcttcctccggccaCCATTGACGGAGCTCGAGCAGCTCACCTTCGCCGGCGAAATCCGCGCAGTTCCCTCTATCGATTTCAAATCCCTCGCACCCGAAGCTCCTTTACCTCCCTAGATCCCTCCACGACCCCTCAGACCCGAGCATCGAcccccacctcgccgggaatAGAGGATTTCCCGGCCGTCGGCCTCCATTACCGTTCAAGATCCGCCCACAGTGGAACTCCATCGTCCGGCCACCGTTTCCTTTGCCCAATGGCTCAAATCGACCCTAGGTGATGCAGTGAAGGTCATGCTCTCCTCGTTCTTGCATGTTCCCGCAGTTTCCACGCTCGTTTTTGGGTGCCGCCACTATCACCAAGTCGTCGCCCGCTGCTGGCCGCCCCTGTGCCGCcccaggccgcgccgccgtgcgccgccgcctcccctgagTGCGTTGGCCGCGGGCCTGCGCCATACTGCCAccagccggcctcgccgccagcGGAGgcagctcgccacgccgccgaccATGACCTGTCCATCGTAAATCAAGAAGAAGGGGTAAAATGGAAGACTTTAGTCCTCTCTTTCACTTACATGTGGGGTCCGTGGCAGCTTCCGTTATGCTAACAACAGAATTGAACGGAATGGCATTGAAGGGATGAGAcattaaattttgatggcaatGAAGGGATAGCTTAATTTTTAATGGTATTGAAGGGATTAgtataaattttgatggcattcaaGCAATTAGCTCAAGGACTAACGTTTTCGAGTCGCTCACCACCACCTAACACCCAACTGGCCACTGCCAAATCACAAGCGAAGAAGAACATGAGCTCTCATGACCATCAGATATGAAAAATTGCATGTAGGGAAGCAGCCATCGTATCTGTACCCAATTGTATCTAACTGATGGCAAGAGTATCATACAATATTATACTTTGCCTTCTTGGTTTGGTCCTCGCTGGCCGCTGCCAAGCACTTACTACCCCATCTCGTGCTTCCCAAAGATGCCTGCATGATCAACAGGCACAAGCAGTTAGTAAGTGGCCAATAGGACTAATCAGATTCACGCATCACTTCAGATGTACTGATTTACTGTTTCTCTAGTTACTTGTAGCATAGATTAAGCTGACCACCAACAAGAATATCAGAATCAGATAGGAACGCCATGTGCATGCACTACTACAGTAATATGACCATCCAGAACTTGAAAGGACAATGCTCCAACAAGTCAAATGAGAATATGATTAGACAGGAAATACTAGCAGTAATTGCCAAGATCATTAGTTTACAAGTACATTTGAACATCTGTTTGTTCTGTAGTAATTCGGATAAGTACGGAGCATAGATGATTAAACAAGTAAAACCAGCAAAGTTTCTTGGACGTATCATCTTAGAGTACCTTATCACAATTACGAACCCCACATGTCCTGTAATAAACAGACAGATGCGATGCAGAGTTCAGGTGTTTCCTCTTGTCAGGTTGCAAACAAACCCACGCGACAAGCAACAGCATCACACTATACCAGCATGCGGGTGCGAGATTTACGACCAGGGAAGCTCATGGCTTAAACAGAAAGTCAAGGCTAGGTTGTACGACAAATTGGTGCAGAATGGCAGATCAGAAAAGAACCCAAATGTGCAGCTCACCCCTCCTTTGCCTGACACCAAGATGTGCATTTATATAATATGCATACCGAGTATATTGTTTAGAATGGCAGACCAGAAAAGAACCCAAGATCTTTAACATGCTCTTAAACCTAAGCATCTTTGGTGCATGATTCAAGAAAACATGTAGATTGTCAGGCTAACATGTGAAGACACCACTAAACAGTGTGCAGCTATGAGGAAAAATACAGAGGAAAATACAAAAACCAGCTAGTTAGAATGTTTTTGACATGAAGTGTCACAATCTATAGGCAGAAATGTCGATTCAAGAAAACTGATCTTAAAGGAATGCAATCCCACTTGGTTACTGATGAATGAAAGGAACACCAAGAACAGTCATATAAATTTGTCTGAACCAAGAGAACAAATTTCTGTCTTGAGGACAGCACAAACTCATGAACAACTACTTCAGTGAGATCTGTTGTAAACTTACAAGTTACAATCACCTGTATGTGCAACTGCCAGACTGGATTACTGTAACTATATGAACCCCAGAGGGCTTTACAACATTTAACCAATGGATCTACTATGTAAACAGTGGGACCTTTGGGTGCACTTTTGGAGACCATCACCTAACCTAGCAGTGATCTGTTCACATGTCACATGGAAGAACTGTAAAGATACTGTTCTTTATGACCATGACAAGTTCTTGATGCTAACCAACACAGACTTCCATTATTTACTTAGTATGACTACTGTACATCACACGTTGAGCTTACATTGGACCACCAGCGTACATATTCTTTCGATGTTTCTTCCACTGCTATGCAACCTTGCTGCTTTGGACCACGTAAGCATAGAGTCCTGTGCTTACTAGTCTTTGTGAACGAAGTTCTGCATGCTACAGGTTAACGCAGATAAATTTAGCCCCGCCGCAAGACTACAAAGGAAGCATATACCATTACATCTTAAAACTACCCTATCTGTTGATTTTTACAAGCACATATCTATGGCTTCCATTTGACCCAGATCTGAAGAAATCAGTATTATAATATTGAATCAGCACCAATGATTAATTTTCTAGTTGATTCTAAAACTTTCCTAATTGATTCTAAAGATAAGGTAATTGTCTGAGGAAGTATTCATcctatggagctaggttaggtTTAGCAAAAAGTTTGAGAACCGAACAATGACTCGGTACAGCCTGTAGTTGAGAGGCCTCCTACCCGGAATTGAAACTAGGTGCTGACAGGTTGCCTGAGTACCTCCCTAAAGTTTTCCATACTCCCCTCTTAAGACAAAGACAAGGGGAATATTTCCCtgtgataatttttttttagatttactTGTGTCCAGCAGACGTTTCATGGTTGTCATTTGTCAACTTTACTGTGCACCTGATTGAAGCGACTAGTACACTAATAATGTTATTTGTGATGTGTGCTGTCCTATGGTGAATACCTTTCTAAGAAGAAAATATACTACATGAACAAGGCATACGAATCAGGAATGTctttctttgtggcactttagTTGGTGATCTAACCGTTTTAACTTGAGTGACAGTGCAGAGTTTGAGTCAACGAACATTTTCTTAAAGATCTATGTTCGAAAATTTCTTAAAGATCCAGATACCAGAATGCCAGATTATTACTGGCTGAGGTCCTCAACCTTTCAAATTGTGTTAACCTAACCAGGAGGCAGGACTTGAAAATAATCATCATCCCCACAGTAAAATTGACAATTACAATTGCTCATGATgcaaaagcaaagcaaaacCTATGAGTGTTTTCCCTAAAAAGGAGATGTATGAGGACTGGGAACAATAAAGCCTTGTGTATGAATGACAAAACATCAGGCAGTGGTAAGGTTGTACTGTCTTAACTTTGGAGGAATTTTCTCTAGATTAATTTGTGTGTGCATATGCATTCTCTACTGAGGATCCTCTACGAAGTACAGATCATCTTGTGCGCAGATCTGTTCATGTGGTCCATCATATATAAATCCATGTGGGTTTGATGGTCCATTGGAAGTCTTGCGTGTAAAGTCTAGATCTAAGGATGCATGTTACATTTCAGATCTGTCACAGCCAACAGGCAATAGTGTGCTGATGGAGCAGGACAAACAATGTGCAGCTCAGATGGTAATGGCGTGATTCTAATAAAATTATATTCTgaaaagcccccccccccccaccccacccacacacacaaaTTTCGCAACTGATAATGTATAAATATGTGCTTAATTACGAAACTTGACTCGGGTAGAACGATAGAATCAACCGTTATTCCCAATACCAACAACTTCACCAAGTACTGGTTCTAGCTGCCAAAATGCAAGTGACAATATCTGATAACTGGAAACGTGGTTGCACCCTCGTTAGAGTTGTGGGTTGACCAGGGTTCCAACCCTGGTCTCTGCATCCTGAAGTAGGGGGCTAATCTAGCCTCTGGATCCTATGATAATCTGATAACTGGCTATTTTGAATTCATGTATTAATAGAAGCATCAAATACTATAAATCACACTTAAGTCATCTGCCACCAGAATCATAAATGATTGTTTCACAATACGATTAACATGTTAGAGCATTGAAACAATATATCAAACAGGTAATATATATTTAGATACAAATTGATAGAGCTGGACAAAGAAACACTTAAACAACAACACCTAATAACTAGGACAACATTGAAACACTGCCGTCACTTTTCTAATCGTTTGTTGGTCAAATTATCTCATGGTTTGTCACTTTTATGTTTGGATTATACATGATACATTTGTCCAAGATATGGTGACTCGGTATCTTATTCACCTAGCAGGCGGCAAGCATGTCCAACTTACTCCAGCTCAACATAACCAGTTAAAAAGTGCACAAGGGGCAATTAAAACTAATTGACAAATGACAAAGGACAAAGAGAAAATAATACTGACACTATAAAGCAGCCAGGGCACATGATATTTCAATTTTAGACATAAAAGTGGCTACTTGTGAGGTCACACTACAATTCAGACAAAACATGCACAGATTCAAAGGATGATAGCAGGTGAAGTATAAGTCATTCACTATCTGCTTAAGTCAATTTTAAACATCACAAAACAAAGATTCACGCAAGCAAACTTTAAATAATCCATACACTTACACACACAATCTGAGCAACTTCCACAAATAAAGATCCTAAATACTCACAATATAAAATCATATGAAAATCGCAGATAAACAAATGCTAAAGCATATCCAAGTAGGCATCTAACAGTGTCGAAGTAAGCAACATAACAAATACCTTCATAAGTCATCCctcaaagaaataaaaaagacttCCTATCTCATAATTTTGCTCCAAATTCAAAGGACCTTGATGCCATTCCCTTGTACAGTTCATTGATGGTTTCAGGCTTTCAGGAAATGATTTGTAGAATAATATACAGATAACAACTTCAATGGTACCATTGTGCAATATTTTGCAGCATTTTCTTCAAATATCTTACATGGACCTACATTGTGCTCGTAAACACTATCTCGATAAGTTTTTACATAGACCTGCTATCCCGCCAATACGGAAACCAAGATTTTGCACGGCCAAAAGAAGTGACGAAGCAGAAAAAGAAACGCCACGAACCTGGGGAGCAAGAGGGGGGACTAGCTACCGGGCGAGGGGCGGCACTGGTCAAAGCGGCGGAGCACCTCGGGGTCGTGCATGGATAGCACAAAGCGCGATAGCGCGTCGAGGTACAGCGCCGCCTGGTaacccccggcggcggcgacgagctccGAAAGAACGCCCCGACGGAGGCGATTGGCCTCGAGCGCGACGCCCTTGAGCTCCTCCAGGAACGCCTCcacgtcggcggcgccggccacctcTGCGGCGACGAAGGCCTCCTGGGCCCGGCGGAGCCGATCGGAgacggcggggacggcggcgcggatccggcggtcgacgcggtcggcggcggcgaggagccgcGGCGATGGCGAGAGCGTGCGGAGGAGCGAGGTGAGGAGGGAGGGGTGGACGTCGCCGAGCCACAGGAAGGGGAGCTCGAGCGGGGAGCGCCAGTCCCCCGCGGCGACGACCTGCGCCGGGTCCTGGCGCGCGGCCGCGTCGAGCGCGGACCAGTGCGCCTGGAAGTGGGCctcgacggccgcggcggcggaggagagcgGGTCGTCccaggagccggaggaggcggagagcgcgcggcggagcagcgggaGGAGCGGAGAGCGGAGGGTGGCCAGCCAGACGGCGAAGAAGTCCCGCATCGGCCGCCTGGCGCCCGGGGCCCcgcggcccggcggcgggggccgcggCATGCCTGCGattgccggggggggggggggggggggggtggattTTGGTGTGGCCCGATTGCGGCGGTTGTCGGTTCGCCCGGCGCTTGGAGTCGGCGGCGTTGGAGTTGGAGGGAAGGAGAACGCGCAACGACGCAGGGAGCGGACGTGGACGTGGGCCGCGAGCGACCGAGCCGTGTGCAAAGAAATTCTTGGGCCGCTCCAGTTCTTTCCAGGTTCTTGCGTCAATCTGCTCTTAGTTTACCAGTGGATAAATCTAGCAGATATTTCTGGGTTAGGACAATTCCAATCACATGAAATAAACTTTAGTGCCAACTGTTCTAGTTCACCAGTGCTCTCCCGATGAAACTGTGTATCATAAATCTATCTATGAAATAATTTTTACCAAGATAAATGTCACAGTACCTCTCTAGATGACCCCACGTGACAGCTCCGGATTTGGTCAGAAAGAGTGCAGACCGATGAAAACTCGTCATTGTAAGGCCGTTCTTCGCGTGTAAACCCAAAAAAGCCATAAACACATTAAAGAAACGgtatcttgctaatttgaagtactaaatgaagtctatttacaaaactttttatatggatgggctgtaaatcgcgagacgattctaatgagcctacttaatccatgatttgcaacagtgatgctacagtaatcatccgctaattattgattaaacatggattaattagtatcattagatttgtctcgcgatttacaacccatctatgcaaaaaattttgcaaatagacttcatttaatacttcaaatgccctgtttacatctttacacaattttgcaaaatgaacccTAAAATGGTTCCGCCAATTAGCgaattattttgacaccacGGGCGACTCCTTACCCGCCCGCGTGTACCCGCCCGCAATCTACGCTTCCCTTCCCTGCCTCCTTCCCTTCCTCGCCGCCATCCCCGCTGAGCCCCCGCCCGAGACCCAACCCCCGGCCGCCTGCACCCTGCGCGCTGCCCGCCTCCCCCACCCCACGGCCAGGCCATCCCCGCCGAGCCGCCGACCGAGACCCGACCCCGGCCACCTGCGCCTGGCCCTatgcgccgcccgcctcccccACCCCACGGCCACGGTCGAGCGCCGTCCAGGCTAAGTTGCCGCGCGCGCTGCGTCCCGCGCCTGACTGCCGGCTGCCACCCCCGGCCCTCCACACACGGTCGTCGGAGGGGGGATGTGAGAGGGGAGGCGGGCGGCAGGAGTTGTggtggagggaggcggcgaTGGACACGCagctggtggcggcgcaggcggaATTCGCCGCCAtccccctcctctccacctccCCATCGCCCTCACCGATGCCGTCGCGACACCCATCCAttccagcgcgccgccgccgaccctgaCTCGCAGGATGGTtcccccgctccgccgcggccgtgctCGTGCCGTCCTCGACGCTCCGTCCCGGCCTCCGAGGCTCCGAGCGCTACAAC is drawn from Panicum virgatum strain AP13 chromosome 1N, P.virgatum_v5, whole genome shotgun sequence and contains these coding sequences:
- the LOC120656706 gene encoding protein INAPERTURATE POLLEN 1 homolog; translated protein: MPRPPPPGRGAPGARRPMRDFFAVWLATLRSPLLPLLRRALSASSGSWDDPLSSAAAAVEAHFQAHWSALDAAARQDPAQVVAAGDWRSPLELPFLWLGDVHPSLLTSLLRTLSPSPRLLAAADRVDRRIRAAVPAVSDRLRRAQEAFVAAEVAGAADVEAFLEELKGVALEANRLRRGVLSELVAAAGGYQAALYLDALSRFVLSMHDPEVLRRFDQCRPSPGS